From a region of the Paralichthys olivaceus isolate ysfri-2021 chromosome 4, ASM2471397v2, whole genome shotgun sequence genome:
- the LOC109645479 gene encoding dynamin-1 isoform X1, translating to MGNRGMEELIPLVNRLQDSFSSIGQNATLDLPQIGVVGGQSAGKSSVLENFVGKDFLPRGSGIVTRRPLVLQLINCPTEYAEFLHCKGKKFTDFDEVRQEIEAETDRVTGHNKGISPVPINLRVYSPNVLNLTLVDLPGMTKVPVGDQPADIEHQIREMLMQFVTKDNCLLLAVSPANSDLANSDALKIAKEVDPQGLRTIGVITKLDLMDEGTDARDILENKLLPLRRGYVGVVNRSQKDIDGKKDIVAALQAERKFFLSHPSYRHLADRMGTAYLQKILNQQLTNHIRDTLPGLRSKLQSQLLSIEKEVDEYKNFRPDDPSRKTKALLQMVLQFAVDFEKRIEGSGDQVDTYELSGGAKINRVFHERFPFELVKLEGDEKTLRKEISYAIKNIHGIRTGLFTPDMAFETIVKRQIAQIKEPCQKCVDMVISELVNTVRQCTQKLAQYPMLREEMEKIVTQHIRDRESRTKDQVLLLIDIELAYMNTNHEDFIGFANAQQKSSQMNKKKAAGNQDEIMVIRKGWLTINNISIMKGGAKEYWFVLTAETLSWYKDDEEKEKKYMLPVDNLKLKDIEKSFMSSKHIFALFNTEHRNVYKDYRQLELASESQEEVDSWKASFLRAGVYPERSVDKEKVEVEELSSDGQIHSLDPQLERQVEIVRNLVDSYLSIIHRTVRDLIPKTIMHLMVNNTKEFIHADLLAQLYSCGDQNSLMEESQEQAQHRDEMLRMYHALREGLNIIGDISTTTITTAMPPPVDDSWLQVTGMPTGRRSPMSSPTPQRRAPPGPPRPGGRAPPGPLSRPAVSPEPGPPPSVPYRPNRAPPPGVPSRSSKGSPAHGESPQSSMEG from the exons aTGGGGAACCGGGGGATGGAGGAGCTCATTCCTCTGGTCAACAGACTCCAGGATTCCTTCTCGTCCATCGGTCAGAACGCGACTCTCGATCTTCCGCAGATCGGAGTCGTTGGAGGACAAAGTGCAGGAAAGAGCTCAGTGCTGGAGAACTTTGTGGGCAA aGACTTCCTACCTCGTGGTTCCGGTATTGTGACCCGGCGCCCCCTGGTGCTGCAGCTCATCAACTGTCCGACAG AGTATGCTGAGTTCCTGCACTGCAAAGGAAAGAAGTTCACAGACTTTGATGAAGTTCGTCAAGAGATCGAAGCTGAAACTGATCGAGTGACAGGACACAACAAAGGAATCAGTCCAGTCCCCATCAACCTGAGAGTCTACTCCCCCAACG TGTTGAACCTGACTCTGGTAGATCTTCCCGGGATGACGAAGGTCCCGGTTGGGGACCAGCCGGCTGACATTGAGCACCAGATCAGAGAAATGCTCATGCAGTTTGTCACTAAAGACAACTGCCTTCTATTGGCTGTTTCTCCCGCCAACTCTGATCTCGCCAACTCTGACGCGCTAAAGATCGCCAAGGAGGTCGACCCGCAAG GTCTCAGGACCATCGGTGTCATCACCAAACTGGATCTGATGGATGAAGGAACCGATGCCAGAGATATTCTGGAGAACAAACTGCTGCCGCTCCGCAGAG GTTACGTTGGGGTTGTCAATCGCAGTCAGAAGGACATCGATGGGAAGAAAGACATTGTTGCAGcactgcaggctgagaggaagTTCTTCCTGTCTCACCCGTCCTATCGACACCTGGCTGATCGTATGGGCACCGCCTACCTTCAGAAAATCCTCAACCAG CAACTGACCAACCACATCAGGGACACATTGCCAGGGTTACGCAGCAAACTGCAGAGTCAGCTGTTGTCCATCGAGAAGGAAGTGGACGAGTACAAGAACTTCAGACCCGATGACCCGAGCCGCAAGACCAAGGCCCTGCTGCA gatGGTACTGCAGTTTGCGGTGGACTTTGAGAAGCGGATCGAAGGATCTGGAGATCAGGTCGACACCTACGAACTGTCAGGAGGAGCTAAGATCAACCGAGTGTTTCATGAACGCTTCCCATTCGAACTGGTcaag ttggaGGGTGATGAGAAGACTCTCCGTAAAGAGATCAGCTACGCCATCAAGAACATCCATGGAATCAG GACGggtctgttcacacctgacatgGCGTTTGAGACGATTGTGAAGCGTCAGATCGCTCAGATCAAAGAGCCGTGTCAGAAATGTGTCGACATGGTGATTAGTGAACTGGTGAACACGGTCAGGCAGTGTACACAGAAG TTGGCTCAGTATCCGATGCtcagagaggagatggagaaaatcGTCACTCAACACATCAGAGACCGAGAGAGTCGCACTAAAGACCAG GTGTTGCTGCTCATCGACATCGAGTTGGCGTACATGAACACAAACCACGAAGATTTCATCGGCTTTGCAAA tgctcaACAGAAGAGCAGCCAGATGAACAAGAAGAAAGCTGCAGGAAACCAG gACGAGATCATG GTGATCCGTAAAGGTTGGCTCACCATCAACAACATCAGCATCATGAAGGGCGGAGCTAAAGAGTACTGGTTCGTCCTGACGGCCGAGACGCTGTCGTGGTACAAAGACGATGAG gagaaggagaagaagtaCATGCTGCCTGTGGACAACCTGAAACTGAAAGACATCGAGAAAAGCTTTATGTCCAGCAAACACATCTTTGCTCTGTTCAACACTGAACACAG GAACGTGTATAAAGATTATCGTCAGCTGGAACTGGCCAGTGAGtctcaggaggaggtggacagcTGGAAGGCTTCTTTCCTAAGAGCTGGAGTGTACCCTGAACGCAGCGTG GACAAAGAAAAG gtggaggtggaggagttgAGCAGCGACGGACAGATCCACAGTCTGGACCCTCAGCTGGAGCGACAGGTGGAGATCGTCAGGAACCTGGTGGACTCATACCTGTCAATCATCCACCGCACCGTCAGAGACCTGATCCCCAAGACCATCATGCACCTGATGGTTAACAAT ACAAAGGAGTTCATTCACGCCGACCTTCTCGCTCAACTTTACTCCTGTGGAGACCAGAACTCTCTGATGGAGGAGTCACAGGAACAG GCTCAGCACCGTGATGAGATGTTGAGGATGTACCACGCTCTACGTGAAGGCCTCAACATCATTGGTGACAtcagcaccaccaccatcaccacggCGATGCCTCCACCTGTCGACGACTCTTGGCTGCAAGTGACGGGGATGCCCACTGGACGCAG GTCCCCCATGTCCAGCCCCACCCCCCAGAGACGGGCGCCTCCTGGACCTCCTCGTCCCGGAGGCCGGGCTCCCCCTGGACCCCTGTCTCGTCCTGCGGTGTCACCTGAACCTGGACCTCCACCTTCTGTCCCCTACAGGCCCAACAGAGCGCCCCCACCTGGAGTCCCCAG TCGCTCCAGTAAAGGTAGCCCCGCCCATGGCGAGAGCCCCCAGTCGTCCATGGAAGGTTAA
- the LOC109645479 gene encoding dynamin-1 isoform X3: MGNRGMEELIPLVNRLQDSFSSIGQNATLDLPQIGVVGGQSAGKSSVLENFVGKDFLPRGSGIVTRRPLVLQLINCPTEYAEFLHCKGKKFTDFDEVRQEIEAETDRVTGHNKGISPVPINLRVYSPNVLNLTLVDLPGMTKVPVGDQPADIEHQIREMLMQFVTKDNCLLLAVSPANSDLANSDALKIAKEVDPQGLRTIGVITKLDLMDEGTDARDILENKLLPLRRGYVGVVNRSQKDIDGKKDIVAALQAERKFFLSHPSYRHLADRMGTAYLQKILNQQLTNHIRDTLPGLRSKLQSQLLSIEKEVDEYKNFRPDDPSRKTKALLQMVLQFAVDFEKRIEGSGDQVDTYELSGGAKINRVFHERFPFELVKLEGDEKTLRKEISYAIKNIHGIRTGLFTPDMAFETIVKRQIAQIKEPCQKCVDMVISELVNTVRQCTQKLAQYPMLREEMEKIVTQHIRDRESRTKDQVLLLIDIELAYMNTNHEDFIGFANAQQKSSQMNKKKAAGNQVIRKGWLTINNISIMKGGAKEYWFVLTAETLSWYKDDEEKEKKYMLPVDNLKLKDIEKSFMSSKHIFALFNTEHRNVYKDYRQLELASESQEEVDSWKASFLRAGVYPERSVDKEKVEVEELSSDGQIHSLDPQLERQVEIVRNLVDSYLSIIHRTVRDLIPKTIMHLMVNNTKEFIHADLLAQLYSCGDQNSLMEESQEQAQHRDEMLRMYHALREGLNIIGDISTTTITTAMPPPVDDSWLQVTGMPTGRRSPMSSPTPQRRAPPGPPRPGGRAPPGPLSRPAVSPEPGPPPSVPYRPNRAPPPGVPSRSSKGSPAHGESPQSSMEG, translated from the exons aTGGGGAACCGGGGGATGGAGGAGCTCATTCCTCTGGTCAACAGACTCCAGGATTCCTTCTCGTCCATCGGTCAGAACGCGACTCTCGATCTTCCGCAGATCGGAGTCGTTGGAGGACAAAGTGCAGGAAAGAGCTCAGTGCTGGAGAACTTTGTGGGCAA aGACTTCCTACCTCGTGGTTCCGGTATTGTGACCCGGCGCCCCCTGGTGCTGCAGCTCATCAACTGTCCGACAG AGTATGCTGAGTTCCTGCACTGCAAAGGAAAGAAGTTCACAGACTTTGATGAAGTTCGTCAAGAGATCGAAGCTGAAACTGATCGAGTGACAGGACACAACAAAGGAATCAGTCCAGTCCCCATCAACCTGAGAGTCTACTCCCCCAACG TGTTGAACCTGACTCTGGTAGATCTTCCCGGGATGACGAAGGTCCCGGTTGGGGACCAGCCGGCTGACATTGAGCACCAGATCAGAGAAATGCTCATGCAGTTTGTCACTAAAGACAACTGCCTTCTATTGGCTGTTTCTCCCGCCAACTCTGATCTCGCCAACTCTGACGCGCTAAAGATCGCCAAGGAGGTCGACCCGCAAG GTCTCAGGACCATCGGTGTCATCACCAAACTGGATCTGATGGATGAAGGAACCGATGCCAGAGATATTCTGGAGAACAAACTGCTGCCGCTCCGCAGAG GTTACGTTGGGGTTGTCAATCGCAGTCAGAAGGACATCGATGGGAAGAAAGACATTGTTGCAGcactgcaggctgagaggaagTTCTTCCTGTCTCACCCGTCCTATCGACACCTGGCTGATCGTATGGGCACCGCCTACCTTCAGAAAATCCTCAACCAG CAACTGACCAACCACATCAGGGACACATTGCCAGGGTTACGCAGCAAACTGCAGAGTCAGCTGTTGTCCATCGAGAAGGAAGTGGACGAGTACAAGAACTTCAGACCCGATGACCCGAGCCGCAAGACCAAGGCCCTGCTGCA gatGGTACTGCAGTTTGCGGTGGACTTTGAGAAGCGGATCGAAGGATCTGGAGATCAGGTCGACACCTACGAACTGTCAGGAGGAGCTAAGATCAACCGAGTGTTTCATGAACGCTTCCCATTCGAACTGGTcaag ttggaGGGTGATGAGAAGACTCTCCGTAAAGAGATCAGCTACGCCATCAAGAACATCCATGGAATCAG GACGggtctgttcacacctgacatgGCGTTTGAGACGATTGTGAAGCGTCAGATCGCTCAGATCAAAGAGCCGTGTCAGAAATGTGTCGACATGGTGATTAGTGAACTGGTGAACACGGTCAGGCAGTGTACACAGAAG TTGGCTCAGTATCCGATGCtcagagaggagatggagaaaatcGTCACTCAACACATCAGAGACCGAGAGAGTCGCACTAAAGACCAG GTGTTGCTGCTCATCGACATCGAGTTGGCGTACATGAACACAAACCACGAAGATTTCATCGGCTTTGCAAA tgctcaACAGAAGAGCAGCCAGATGAACAAGAAGAAAGCTGCAGGAAACCAG GTGATCCGTAAAGGTTGGCTCACCATCAACAACATCAGCATCATGAAGGGCGGAGCTAAAGAGTACTGGTTCGTCCTGACGGCCGAGACGCTGTCGTGGTACAAAGACGATGAG gagaaggagaagaagtaCATGCTGCCTGTGGACAACCTGAAACTGAAAGACATCGAGAAAAGCTTTATGTCCAGCAAACACATCTTTGCTCTGTTCAACACTGAACACAG GAACGTGTATAAAGATTATCGTCAGCTGGAACTGGCCAGTGAGtctcaggaggaggtggacagcTGGAAGGCTTCTTTCCTAAGAGCTGGAGTGTACCCTGAACGCAGCGTG GACAAAGAAAAG gtggaggtggaggagttgAGCAGCGACGGACAGATCCACAGTCTGGACCCTCAGCTGGAGCGACAGGTGGAGATCGTCAGGAACCTGGTGGACTCATACCTGTCAATCATCCACCGCACCGTCAGAGACCTGATCCCCAAGACCATCATGCACCTGATGGTTAACAAT ACAAAGGAGTTCATTCACGCCGACCTTCTCGCTCAACTTTACTCCTGTGGAGACCAGAACTCTCTGATGGAGGAGTCACAGGAACAG GCTCAGCACCGTGATGAGATGTTGAGGATGTACCACGCTCTACGTGAAGGCCTCAACATCATTGGTGACAtcagcaccaccaccatcaccacggCGATGCCTCCACCTGTCGACGACTCTTGGCTGCAAGTGACGGGGATGCCCACTGGACGCAG GTCCCCCATGTCCAGCCCCACCCCCCAGAGACGGGCGCCTCCTGGACCTCCTCGTCCCGGAGGCCGGGCTCCCCCTGGACCCCTGTCTCGTCCTGCGGTGTCACCTGAACCTGGACCTCCACCTTCTGTCCCCTACAGGCCCAACAGAGCGCCCCCACCTGGAGTCCCCAG TCGCTCCAGTAAAGGTAGCCCCGCCCATGGCGAGAGCCCCCAGTCGTCCATGGAAGGTTAA
- the LOC109645479 gene encoding dynamin-1 isoform X5, which produces MGNRGMEELIPLVNRLQDSFSSIGQNATLDLPQIGVVGGQSAGKSSVLENFVGKDFLPRGSGIVTRRPLVLQLINCPTEYAEFLHCKGKKFTDFDEVRQEIEAETDRVTGHNKGISPVPINLRVYSPNVLNLTLVDLPGMTKVPVGDQPADIEHQIREMLMQFVTKDNCLLLAVSPANSDLANSDALKIAKEVDPQGLRTIGVITKLDLMDEGTDARDILENKLLPLRRGYVGVVNRSQKDIDGKKDIVAALQAERKFFLSHPSYRHLADRMGTAYLQKILNQQLTNHIRDTLPGLRSKLQSQLLSIEKEVDEYKNFRPDDPSRKTKALLQMVLQFAVDFEKRIEGSGDQVDTYELSGGAKINRVFHERFPFELVKLEGDEKTLRKEISYAIKNIHGIRTGLFTPDMAFETIVKRQIAQIKEPCQKCVDMVISELVNTVRQCTQKLAQYPMLREEMEKIVTQHIRDRESRTKDQVLLLIDIELAYMNTNHEDFIGFANAQQKSSQMNKKKAAGNQDEIMVIRKGWLTINNISIMKGGAKEYWFVLTAETLSWYKDDEEKEKKYMLPVDNLKLKDIEKSFMSSKHIFALFNTEHRNVYKDYRQLELASESQEEVDSWKASFLRAGVYPERSVDKEKVEVEELSSDGQIHSLDPQLERQVEIVRNLVDSYLSIIHRTVRDLIPKTIMHLMVNNTKEFIHADLLAQLYSCGDQNSLMEESQEQAQHRDEMLRMYHALREGLNIIGDISTTTITTAMPPPVDDSWLQVTGMPTGRRSPMSSPTPQRRAPPGPPRPGGRAPPGPLSRPAVSPEPGPPPSVPYRPNRAPPPGVPRISISDQ; this is translated from the exons aTGGGGAACCGGGGGATGGAGGAGCTCATTCCTCTGGTCAACAGACTCCAGGATTCCTTCTCGTCCATCGGTCAGAACGCGACTCTCGATCTTCCGCAGATCGGAGTCGTTGGAGGACAAAGTGCAGGAAAGAGCTCAGTGCTGGAGAACTTTGTGGGCAA aGACTTCCTACCTCGTGGTTCCGGTATTGTGACCCGGCGCCCCCTGGTGCTGCAGCTCATCAACTGTCCGACAG AGTATGCTGAGTTCCTGCACTGCAAAGGAAAGAAGTTCACAGACTTTGATGAAGTTCGTCAAGAGATCGAAGCTGAAACTGATCGAGTGACAGGACACAACAAAGGAATCAGTCCAGTCCCCATCAACCTGAGAGTCTACTCCCCCAACG TGTTGAACCTGACTCTGGTAGATCTTCCCGGGATGACGAAGGTCCCGGTTGGGGACCAGCCGGCTGACATTGAGCACCAGATCAGAGAAATGCTCATGCAGTTTGTCACTAAAGACAACTGCCTTCTATTGGCTGTTTCTCCCGCCAACTCTGATCTCGCCAACTCTGACGCGCTAAAGATCGCCAAGGAGGTCGACCCGCAAG GTCTCAGGACCATCGGTGTCATCACCAAACTGGATCTGATGGATGAAGGAACCGATGCCAGAGATATTCTGGAGAACAAACTGCTGCCGCTCCGCAGAG GTTACGTTGGGGTTGTCAATCGCAGTCAGAAGGACATCGATGGGAAGAAAGACATTGTTGCAGcactgcaggctgagaggaagTTCTTCCTGTCTCACCCGTCCTATCGACACCTGGCTGATCGTATGGGCACCGCCTACCTTCAGAAAATCCTCAACCAG CAACTGACCAACCACATCAGGGACACATTGCCAGGGTTACGCAGCAAACTGCAGAGTCAGCTGTTGTCCATCGAGAAGGAAGTGGACGAGTACAAGAACTTCAGACCCGATGACCCGAGCCGCAAGACCAAGGCCCTGCTGCA gatGGTACTGCAGTTTGCGGTGGACTTTGAGAAGCGGATCGAAGGATCTGGAGATCAGGTCGACACCTACGAACTGTCAGGAGGAGCTAAGATCAACCGAGTGTTTCATGAACGCTTCCCATTCGAACTGGTcaag ttggaGGGTGATGAGAAGACTCTCCGTAAAGAGATCAGCTACGCCATCAAGAACATCCATGGAATCAG GACGggtctgttcacacctgacatgGCGTTTGAGACGATTGTGAAGCGTCAGATCGCTCAGATCAAAGAGCCGTGTCAGAAATGTGTCGACATGGTGATTAGTGAACTGGTGAACACGGTCAGGCAGTGTACACAGAAG TTGGCTCAGTATCCGATGCtcagagaggagatggagaaaatcGTCACTCAACACATCAGAGACCGAGAGAGTCGCACTAAAGACCAG GTGTTGCTGCTCATCGACATCGAGTTGGCGTACATGAACACAAACCACGAAGATTTCATCGGCTTTGCAAA tgctcaACAGAAGAGCAGCCAGATGAACAAGAAGAAAGCTGCAGGAAACCAG gACGAGATCATG GTGATCCGTAAAGGTTGGCTCACCATCAACAACATCAGCATCATGAAGGGCGGAGCTAAAGAGTACTGGTTCGTCCTGACGGCCGAGACGCTGTCGTGGTACAAAGACGATGAG gagaaggagaagaagtaCATGCTGCCTGTGGACAACCTGAAACTGAAAGACATCGAGAAAAGCTTTATGTCCAGCAAACACATCTTTGCTCTGTTCAACACTGAACACAG GAACGTGTATAAAGATTATCGTCAGCTGGAACTGGCCAGTGAGtctcaggaggaggtggacagcTGGAAGGCTTCTTTCCTAAGAGCTGGAGTGTACCCTGAACGCAGCGTG GACAAAGAAAAG gtggaggtggaggagttgAGCAGCGACGGACAGATCCACAGTCTGGACCCTCAGCTGGAGCGACAGGTGGAGATCGTCAGGAACCTGGTGGACTCATACCTGTCAATCATCCACCGCACCGTCAGAGACCTGATCCCCAAGACCATCATGCACCTGATGGTTAACAAT ACAAAGGAGTTCATTCACGCCGACCTTCTCGCTCAACTTTACTCCTGTGGAGACCAGAACTCTCTGATGGAGGAGTCACAGGAACAG GCTCAGCACCGTGATGAGATGTTGAGGATGTACCACGCTCTACGTGAAGGCCTCAACATCATTGGTGACAtcagcaccaccaccatcaccacggCGATGCCTCCACCTGTCGACGACTCTTGGCTGCAAGTGACGGGGATGCCCACTGGACGCAG GTCCCCCATGTCCAGCCCCACCCCCCAGAGACGGGCGCCTCCTGGACCTCCTCGTCCCGGAGGCCGGGCTCCCCCTGGACCCCTGTCTCGTCCTGCGGTGTCACCTGAACCTGGACCTCCACCTTCTGTCCCCTACAGGCCCAACAGAGCGCCCCCACCTGGAGTCCCCAG AATCTCTATCAGTGACCAGTGA
- the LOC109645479 gene encoding dynamin-1 isoform X4, whose translation MGNRGMEELIPLVNRLQDSFSSIGQNATLDLPQIGVVGGQSAGKSSVLENFVGKDFLPRGSGIVTRRPLVLQLINCPTEYAEFLHCKGKKFTDFDEVRQEIEAETDRVTGHNKGISPVPINLRVYSPNVLNLTLVDLPGMTKVPVGDQPADIEHQIREMLMQFVTKDNCLLLAVSPANSDLANSDALKIAKEVDPQGLRTIGVITKLDLMDEGTDARDILENKLLPLRRGYVGVVNRSQKDIDGKKDIVAALQAERKFFLSHPSYRHLADRMGTAYLQKILNQQLTNHIRDTLPGLRSKLQSQLLSIEKEVDEYKNFRPDDPSRKTKALLQMVLQFAVDFEKRIEGSGDQVDTYELSGGAKINRVFHERFPFELVKLEGDEKTLRKEISYAIKNIHGIRTGLFTPDMAFETIVKRQIAQIKEPCQKCVDMVISELVNTVRQCTQKLAQYPMLREEMEKIVTQHIRDRESRTKDQVLLLIDIELAYMNTNHEDFIGFANAQQKSSQMNKKKAAGNQVIRKGWLTINNISIMKGGAKEYWFVLTAETLSWYKDDEEKEKKYMLPVDNLKLKDIEKSFMSSKHIFALFNTEHRNVYKDYRQLELASESQEEVDSWKASFLRAGVYPERSVVEVEELSSDGQIHSLDPQLERQVEIVRNLVDSYLSIIHRTVRDLIPKTIMHLMVNNTKEFIHADLLAQLYSCGDQNSLMEESQEQAQHRDEMLRMYHALREGLNIIGDISTTTITTAMPPPVDDSWLQVTGMPTGRRSPMSSPTPQRRAPPGPPRPGGRAPPGPLSRPAVSPEPGPPPSVPYRPNRAPPPGVPSRSSKGSPAHGESPQSSMEG comes from the exons aTGGGGAACCGGGGGATGGAGGAGCTCATTCCTCTGGTCAACAGACTCCAGGATTCCTTCTCGTCCATCGGTCAGAACGCGACTCTCGATCTTCCGCAGATCGGAGTCGTTGGAGGACAAAGTGCAGGAAAGAGCTCAGTGCTGGAGAACTTTGTGGGCAA aGACTTCCTACCTCGTGGTTCCGGTATTGTGACCCGGCGCCCCCTGGTGCTGCAGCTCATCAACTGTCCGACAG AGTATGCTGAGTTCCTGCACTGCAAAGGAAAGAAGTTCACAGACTTTGATGAAGTTCGTCAAGAGATCGAAGCTGAAACTGATCGAGTGACAGGACACAACAAAGGAATCAGTCCAGTCCCCATCAACCTGAGAGTCTACTCCCCCAACG TGTTGAACCTGACTCTGGTAGATCTTCCCGGGATGACGAAGGTCCCGGTTGGGGACCAGCCGGCTGACATTGAGCACCAGATCAGAGAAATGCTCATGCAGTTTGTCACTAAAGACAACTGCCTTCTATTGGCTGTTTCTCCCGCCAACTCTGATCTCGCCAACTCTGACGCGCTAAAGATCGCCAAGGAGGTCGACCCGCAAG GTCTCAGGACCATCGGTGTCATCACCAAACTGGATCTGATGGATGAAGGAACCGATGCCAGAGATATTCTGGAGAACAAACTGCTGCCGCTCCGCAGAG GTTACGTTGGGGTTGTCAATCGCAGTCAGAAGGACATCGATGGGAAGAAAGACATTGTTGCAGcactgcaggctgagaggaagTTCTTCCTGTCTCACCCGTCCTATCGACACCTGGCTGATCGTATGGGCACCGCCTACCTTCAGAAAATCCTCAACCAG CAACTGACCAACCACATCAGGGACACATTGCCAGGGTTACGCAGCAAACTGCAGAGTCAGCTGTTGTCCATCGAGAAGGAAGTGGACGAGTACAAGAACTTCAGACCCGATGACCCGAGCCGCAAGACCAAGGCCCTGCTGCA gatGGTACTGCAGTTTGCGGTGGACTTTGAGAAGCGGATCGAAGGATCTGGAGATCAGGTCGACACCTACGAACTGTCAGGAGGAGCTAAGATCAACCGAGTGTTTCATGAACGCTTCCCATTCGAACTGGTcaag ttggaGGGTGATGAGAAGACTCTCCGTAAAGAGATCAGCTACGCCATCAAGAACATCCATGGAATCAG GACGggtctgttcacacctgacatgGCGTTTGAGACGATTGTGAAGCGTCAGATCGCTCAGATCAAAGAGCCGTGTCAGAAATGTGTCGACATGGTGATTAGTGAACTGGTGAACACGGTCAGGCAGTGTACACAGAAG TTGGCTCAGTATCCGATGCtcagagaggagatggagaaaatcGTCACTCAACACATCAGAGACCGAGAGAGTCGCACTAAAGACCAG GTGTTGCTGCTCATCGACATCGAGTTGGCGTACATGAACACAAACCACGAAGATTTCATCGGCTTTGCAAA tgctcaACAGAAGAGCAGCCAGATGAACAAGAAGAAAGCTGCAGGAAACCAG GTGATCCGTAAAGGTTGGCTCACCATCAACAACATCAGCATCATGAAGGGCGGAGCTAAAGAGTACTGGTTCGTCCTGACGGCCGAGACGCTGTCGTGGTACAAAGACGATGAG gagaaggagaagaagtaCATGCTGCCTGTGGACAACCTGAAACTGAAAGACATCGAGAAAAGCTTTATGTCCAGCAAACACATCTTTGCTCTGTTCAACACTGAACACAG GAACGTGTATAAAGATTATCGTCAGCTGGAACTGGCCAGTGAGtctcaggaggaggtggacagcTGGAAGGCTTCTTTCCTAAGAGCTGGAGTGTACCCTGAACGCAGCGTG gtggaggtggaggagttgAGCAGCGACGGACAGATCCACAGTCTGGACCCTCAGCTGGAGCGACAGGTGGAGATCGTCAGGAACCTGGTGGACTCATACCTGTCAATCATCCACCGCACCGTCAGAGACCTGATCCCCAAGACCATCATGCACCTGATGGTTAACAAT ACAAAGGAGTTCATTCACGCCGACCTTCTCGCTCAACTTTACTCCTGTGGAGACCAGAACTCTCTGATGGAGGAGTCACAGGAACAG GCTCAGCACCGTGATGAGATGTTGAGGATGTACCACGCTCTACGTGAAGGCCTCAACATCATTGGTGACAtcagcaccaccaccatcaccacggCGATGCCTCCACCTGTCGACGACTCTTGGCTGCAAGTGACGGGGATGCCCACTGGACGCAG GTCCCCCATGTCCAGCCCCACCCCCCAGAGACGGGCGCCTCCTGGACCTCCTCGTCCCGGAGGCCGGGCTCCCCCTGGACCCCTGTCTCGTCCTGCGGTGTCACCTGAACCTGGACCTCCACCTTCTGTCCCCTACAGGCCCAACAGAGCGCCCCCACCTGGAGTCCCCAG TCGCTCCAGTAAAGGTAGCCCCGCCCATGGCGAGAGCCCCCAGTCGTCCATGGAAGGTTAA